A stretch of the Lactuca sativa cultivar Salinas chromosome 9, Lsat_Salinas_v11, whole genome shotgun sequence genome encodes the following:
- the LOC111912423 gene encoding tropinone reductase homolog At5g06060 yields the protein MTTAAPFSGPVGNSRWSLAGMTAVVTGGTLGIGYAVVNELAELGAEVHTCSLNESELNSRLQEWSDKGFKVTGSFCDLSSRPQREQFVEEVTSLFGGKLNILINNVGTNIFKTTLEFTAEDYSKIMATNLESCYHMCQLTHPLLKASGAGNIVLISSVGGLIHVSGGSIYSATKGAMNQLAKNLACEWAKDNIRTNSVAPGFTKTPLIQHFVESEEFLEAMASRIPLKRVAEPNEVSSLVAFLCMPASSYITGQTIAVDGGLTVNGFP from the exons ATGACGACCGCCGCACCTTTCTCTGGTCCAGTCGGAAATTCCAGATGGTCACTTGCCGGAATGACTGCTGTCGTCACCGGTGGTACACTCGGGATCGGTTATGCTGTGGTGAATGAACTGGCGGAGTTAGGGGCAGAAGTGCACACCTGTTCTCTTAACGAGTCTGAACTTAACTCACGCTTACAAGAATGGTCCGACAAAGGCTTTAAGGTCACTGGATCCTTCTGCGACTTATCTTCTCGTCCCCAACGGGAGCAGTTTGTGGAAGAAGTCACATCACTTTTCGGTGGCAAGCTCAACATCCTA ATCAACAATGTTGGGACAAACATATTTAAAACTACGTTAGAGTTTACCGCAGAAGATTATTCCAAGATCATGGCTACCAATTTGGAGTCTTGTTACCATATGTGTCAACTTACACATCCTCTTTTAAAAGCTTCTGGAGCTGGAAACATAGTGTTGATTTCATCTGTTGGAGGTCTTATTCACGTTTCTGGTGGGTCTATTTACAGTGCCACCAAAG GTGCTATGAATCAGCTTGCAAAGAATTTAGCATGTGAATGGGCTAAAGACAACATTCGGACTAACAGTGTAGCACCAGGGTTCACTAAAACCCCACTCATTCAGCAT TTTGTTGAAAGCGAGGAGTTTCTGGAAGCTATGGCGTCTAGAATTCCTCTGAAACGCGTTGCAGAACCAAATGAAGTTTCATCTCTTGTAGCGTTCCTTTGTATGCCTGCTTCTTCTTACATCACTGGCCAAACCATTGCTGTTGATGGTGGACTTACGGTCAATGGATTCCCGTGA